Proteins encoded together in one Kutzneria kofuensis window:
- a CDS encoding ATP-binding protein codes for MDRFVGRTAELRRLEYAWRDAARGRLVAVTGPAGVGKTRLCEEASERARAAGLRVLWGRCWSDGGAPALWPWQPLLAELCGPRGAELLSSDAETVDPERFSRFQAVSDQLARSVEGRPTMLVIDDLHAADPGALLLTRFIAKARLPLVLVVTQRHAITDLGDEALPITLRPFDLDETRDYLVTHGIERLDAPLTDTIHRLTDGSPLFLRRLLALGAADFVGGLREAIDQSFAQLTPETVRLLATSAILGDSVSSAEAAALLDVRAAQVIDTVDCAVQAGLVTTGGTDSFEYSHDLVRQAALSRLTAAERLDAHARAVDIVGHSARKAHHAINAAPRSPADARRAIEVCRSAAATMVRRFSYEQAASLLAQAAAYGEPSAELLLEWADAVLASGRLAEARVLFDRAADAARDEHDPVLYAQTALGLGGIWLNERRDQLERHRMLGAQRKALAELPEHEVALRCRLELRLAAELVYSGGPVAEVIKAVDEIRQLNDDRALAEALSLCHHALLTPEHVRERLSIARELMSVAAAAGIDILALQGLCWQTVDLFHLGDPRAERSLAELRTRVDMLDCRSVRFIVAALDVMLLIRAGRLAEAEEQAERCLALGNEVGDADAVAYYGAHLLAIRWLQGRGGELVDLAEDMANSPTLIEAEFTFRATVAHLAADAGRHDQARSTLARLTAAGLDALPQSSTWLSGMLAIVEAAASLGDAHVARQAYDLLLPFADLPTMPSLGVVCFGATERTLGLAAATFGDLDLAAEHLRRAVAANLRLGNKPMTAVSKADLATVLRRRGDHRAAEELLDSAVSDATVMGMRQRAMVWAAARTSRHVAMRRRDNRWLVGFPGREVLVEDLIGMRHLARLLAHPDVSIPAVELAHGGAELSSEQSVLDDQARAAYTARAHEIAEEIPDADPARAEELRRELDALAAELDVTTGLGGRSRAFTGPAERARTSVRKAIKRAVDVIRAADPEVAAVLDGTISTGYQCVYTPDR; via the coding sequence GTGGACCGTTTCGTCGGCAGGACAGCGGAGTTACGCCGTCTGGAGTACGCCTGGCGCGACGCCGCGAGGGGGCGCCTGGTGGCGGTGACCGGCCCGGCCGGGGTGGGCAAGACGCGGCTGTGCGAAGAGGCGTCCGAACGCGCGCGAGCGGCGGGACTGCGCGTGCTGTGGGGGCGCTGCTGGTCGGACGGCGGCGCGCCGGCGCTGTGGCCGTGGCAGCCGCTGCTGGCCGAGCTGTGCGGTCCGCGCGGCGCGGAGCTGTTGAGCTCGGACGCGGAAACCGTTGACCCGGAACGGTTCTCGCGGTTCCAGGCGGTGAGCGACCAACTGGCCCGTTCGGTGGAGGGGAGGCCGACCATGCTGGTGATCGACGACCTGCACGCGGCCGATCCGGGGGCGCTGCTGCTGACCCGGTTCATCGCCAAGGCGAGGTTGCCGCTGGTCCTGGTCGTCACGCAGCGACATGCGATCACCGACCTCGGCGACGAGGCGTTGCCGATCACGCTGCGCCCGTTCGACCTCGACGAGACGCGTGATTACCTTGTCACGCACGGGATCGAGCGGCTCGACGCGCCGCTGACCGACACCATCCACCGGTTGACCGACGGCAGCCCGCTGTTTCTGCGGCGGCTGCTGGCGCTCGGCGCGGCCGACTTCGTCGGCGGGCTGCGGGAGGCGATCGACCAGTCGTTCGCCCAGCTCACGCCCGAAACCGTGCGGTTGTTGGCGACGAGCGCGATCCTCGGCGACTCCGTGTCGTCGGCGGAGGCGGCGGCGTTGCTGGACGTGCGGGCGGCGCAGGTGATCGACACCGTGGACTGTGCCGTGCAGGCCGGGCTGGTGACCACCGGCGGCACGGATTCGTTCGAGTACAGCCATGATCTCGTCCGGCAGGCGGCGTTGTCGCGGCTCACCGCGGCGGAGCGGCTGGATGCCCACGCCCGCGCCGTCGACATCGTCGGCCACAGCGCCCGCAAGGCCCATCATGCGATCAATGCCGCACCGCGGTCGCCGGCGGACGCCCGGCGGGCGATCGAGGTGTGCCGGTCGGCAGCGGCGACGATGGTGCGCCGGTTCTCGTACGAGCAGGCGGCATCGTTGTTGGCGCAGGCCGCCGCCTACGGCGAGCCGTCGGCGGAACTGTTGCTGGAGTGGGCCGACGCCGTGCTGGCATCCGGCCGGTTGGCCGAGGCGCGGGTGCTGTTCGACCGGGCGGCCGATGCGGCGCGCGACGAGCACGATCCCGTGCTGTACGCGCAAACGGCGCTGGGGTTGGGCGGCATTTGGCTCAACGAGCGCCGCGATCAGCTGGAACGGCATCGGATGCTGGGCGCGCAGCGGAAGGCGCTGGCCGAGCTGCCGGAGCACGAGGTGGCCCTGCGCTGCCGGCTGGAGCTGCGGCTGGCGGCGGAGCTGGTGTACAGCGGCGGCCCCGTCGCCGAGGTGATCAAAGCGGTGGACGAGATCCGGCAGCTGAACGACGATCGTGCGCTGGCGGAGGCGTTGTCGCTGTGCCATCACGCGTTGTTGACGCCCGAGCACGTCCGCGAGCGGCTGTCCATCGCCCGGGAGCTGATGTCGGTTGCGGCCGCCGCCGGTATCGACATCCTTGCCCTGCAAGGACTGTGCTGGCAGACCGTGGACCTGTTCCATCTCGGCGACCCGCGGGCCGAGCGGTCGCTGGCCGAGCTGCGGACCCGGGTCGACATGCTGGATTGCCGCAGCGTCAGGTTCATCGTCGCCGCGCTGGACGTGATGCTGCTGATCAGGGCCGGCCGGCTGGCGGAGGCCGAGGAGCAGGCGGAGCGGTGCCTGGCGCTCGGCAACGAGGTCGGCGACGCGGATGCCGTCGCCTACTACGGGGCGCACCTGTTGGCGATCCGCTGGCTGCAGGGCCGTGGCGGCGAACTCGTCGATCTGGCCGAGGACATGGCCAACTCGCCGACGTTGATCGAGGCCGAGTTCACGTTCCGCGCGACCGTCGCGCATCTCGCCGCCGACGCCGGCCGGCACGACCAGGCCCGATCGACGCTGGCCCGGCTGACCGCCGCCGGGCTGGACGCGCTGCCGCAGTCGAGCACGTGGCTGTCCGGGATGCTGGCGATCGTCGAGGCCGCGGCCTCGCTCGGCGACGCGCACGTGGCTCGGCAGGCCTACGACCTGCTGCTGCCGTTCGCCGACCTGCCCACGATGCCGTCGCTGGGCGTGGTGTGTTTCGGTGCCACGGAACGGACTCTGGGCCTGGCCGCCGCCACCTTCGGCGACCTGGACCTGGCCGCGGAGCATCTGCGCCGGGCCGTGGCGGCGAACCTGCGGCTCGGCAACAAGCCGATGACCGCCGTCAGCAAGGCCGACCTGGCCACCGTGCTGCGCCGGCGCGGCGATCACCGTGCTGCCGAGGAGTTGCTGGACAGCGCCGTGAGCGACGCGACGGTGATGGGGATGCGCCAGCGGGCCATGGTGTGGGCCGCCGCCCGGACGTCCCGGCACGTGGCGATGCGCCGGCGGGATAACCGGTGGCTCGTCGGCTTTCCCGGCCGGGAGGTGCTGGTCGAGGACCTGATCGGCATGCGGCACCTGGCCCGGCTGCTCGCCCACCCCGACGTGTCGATCCCGGCCGTGGAGTTGGCGCACGGCGGCGCGGAGCTGTCGTCCGAGCAGTCCGTTCTGGACGACCAGGCCCGGGCGGCGTACACCGCCCGGGCGCACGAGATCGCCGAGGAGATCCCCGACGCCGACCCGGCGCGGGCCGAGGAGCTGCGGCGGGAACTGGACGCCCTCGCCGCGGAACTGGACGTCACCACCGGGCTCGGCGGCCGCAGCCGCGCCTTCACCGGGCCCGCCGAACGCGCGCGGACCTCCGTGCGCAAGGCCATCAAGCGCGCGGTCGACGTCATCCGCGCCGCCGACCCGGAGGTGGCAGCCGTGTTGGACGGCACGATTTCCACCGGCTACCAGTGTGTTTACACGCCGGACCGCTGA
- a CDS encoding glycoside hydrolase family 3 C-terminal domain-containing protein yields the protein MRKLRRALAVGAVLVLGTAVPVTAAAAPDSGPDPACPWVGSHAPVDAKVSRVLGKMTLDEKITMVHGAAGSAYTGYIPGNTRLCIPALKMQDGPVGVRMADTTQLPAAADLAATFDSGLAHSYGQVIGAEDKAKGVDVDLGPTVNIVRDPRWGRAFESYSEDPYLTGQIGAADIEGIQSQGVMAQVKHYAVYNQETNRNTITDNAIVDDRTVHEIYTAAFGTIVDQAKPSSAMCSYSAINGVFACENAYLNNILKNKFGFDGFITSDWGGTHSTVASANAGMDMEMPDGTYFGDALKAAVQSGKVAQSRVDDMVARIMREEFRFGLFDHPSPDTPTAVASTPANVATARKVAEDGVVLLKNQDNVLPLDAKKVHSIAVIGDGAGKDALTAGGGSAVVAGTGVVTPFDGIKARAGSTANVQYAQGNLSSNGQLPAIDSSYLTPPSGAGHGLQGEYFTNKTLDGTPAATRTDPTVSFDWTGKSPASGLSTTNYSVKWTGTLTPPATGTYTFGLSSDDGSRLFVNGKQVIDNWRDQASHTETATVDLTAGTPAQIEVDYYQSGGDATVNLGWAQPDQDLQGEAVALAAKSDVAIVYANDFETEGSDLGDIELPGTQNQLISAVAAANPNTIVVLNTGSAVTMPWLDKVKGVFEAWYPGQESGNAIARLLYGDVNPSGKLPVTFPTSLEQVPASTAAQWPGTGGQVQYSEGLNVGYRWYDAKDLTPAYPFGYGLSYTSFAFSHLHVDGSTLRENGKIRVSADVTNTGRRSGAEVAQLYLSAPASVGEPANQLKGFQKVELAPRQTRRVTFELSAQDASYWNTDAQEWTLGAGKYTVHIGDSSRNLPLSDSFRVDRTSGPRYTKVNAPASALGGGTLSVTTTFTNGATEDVRDAVSSLSVPDGWKATPKSPANFRVVRSGRSVSTTWSVTVPNDAKPGSATLKGSTRYRGSDRTSPGDGSATVQVAYQNLAAAYTDVGVSDDANPAAGNLDGSGYSYSAQALATVGVTPGATVGGFTWPAVPAGQADTVTTAGQLVQLTGSGSTLSFLGTGTNGTQSGSVTVTYADGTTSTGTITFADWYSNAAVPGCTLVVTSPHWNRPAGSTLPADHPVSLYASSIPLTAGKQVASISLPSNARLHLFATNIG from the coding sequence ATGCGGAAACTGCGAAGAGCATTAGCGGTCGGCGCCGTGCTCGTGCTGGGCACAGCCGTCCCGGTCACGGCGGCAGCCGCGCCGGACTCCGGCCCTGACCCGGCGTGCCCCTGGGTGGGCTCCCATGCGCCGGTCGACGCCAAGGTGTCGCGGGTGCTCGGGAAGATGACCCTCGACGAGAAGATCACCATGGTGCACGGGGCCGCCGGCTCCGCCTACACCGGCTACATCCCCGGCAATACCAGGCTCTGCATCCCGGCGCTGAAGATGCAGGACGGACCGGTCGGCGTCCGGATGGCCGACACCACCCAGCTGCCCGCCGCCGCGGACCTCGCGGCGACCTTCGACTCCGGTCTGGCCCACAGCTACGGCCAGGTCATCGGCGCCGAGGACAAGGCCAAGGGCGTCGACGTCGACCTCGGGCCGACCGTCAACATCGTGCGCGACCCGCGCTGGGGCCGGGCGTTCGAGAGCTACAGCGAGGACCCGTACCTCACCGGGCAGATCGGCGCCGCCGACATCGAGGGCATCCAGTCCCAGGGCGTGATGGCGCAGGTCAAGCACTACGCGGTCTACAACCAGGAGACCAACCGCAACACCATCACCGACAACGCGATCGTCGACGACCGGACCGTGCACGAGATCTACACGGCCGCGTTCGGCACGATCGTCGACCAGGCCAAGCCGTCCTCGGCGATGTGCTCGTACTCCGCGATCAACGGCGTCTTCGCCTGCGAGAACGCGTACCTGAACAACATCCTGAAGAACAAGTTCGGCTTCGACGGCTTCATCACCTCCGACTGGGGCGGCACGCACAGCACCGTCGCCTCGGCCAACGCCGGCATGGACATGGAGATGCCCGACGGCACCTACTTCGGCGACGCGCTGAAGGCCGCCGTGCAGAGCGGCAAGGTGGCGCAGAGCCGGGTCGACGACATGGTCGCCCGGATCATGCGCGAGGAGTTCCGGTTCGGGCTGTTCGACCACCCGTCCCCGGACACGCCCACCGCGGTCGCGTCGACGCCGGCCAACGTGGCCACCGCGCGCAAGGTCGCCGAGGACGGCGTGGTGTTGCTGAAGAACCAGGACAACGTGCTTCCCCTGGACGCCAAGAAGGTCCACTCGATCGCCGTGATCGGCGACGGGGCCGGCAAGGACGCCCTCACCGCCGGCGGCGGCAGTGCGGTCGTCGCCGGAACGGGCGTGGTCACGCCGTTCGACGGCATCAAGGCCCGGGCCGGTTCCACCGCGAACGTCCAGTACGCGCAGGGCAACCTGAGCTCCAACGGGCAGCTGCCGGCGATCGACAGCTCCTACCTCACGCCACCGTCCGGCGCCGGGCACGGCCTGCAGGGGGAGTACTTCACCAACAAGACCCTCGACGGCACGCCCGCCGCCACCCGGACCGACCCGACGGTTTCCTTCGACTGGACCGGGAAGTCGCCGGCGTCCGGGCTGTCCACGACGAACTATTCGGTGAAGTGGACGGGAACGCTCACGCCGCCGGCCACCGGCACGTACACCTTCGGCCTGTCCAGCGACGACGGCAGCCGGCTGTTCGTCAACGGCAAGCAGGTCATCGACAACTGGCGGGACCAGGCCAGCCACACCGAGACCGCCACGGTCGACCTGACCGCCGGCACGCCCGCGCAGATCGAGGTGGACTACTACCAGTCCGGCGGCGACGCGACCGTGAATCTCGGCTGGGCGCAACCGGACCAGGACCTGCAGGGCGAGGCCGTCGCACTGGCCGCCAAGTCCGATGTCGCGATCGTGTACGCCAACGACTTCGAGACCGAGGGCAGCGACCTGGGCGACATCGAGCTGCCCGGCACGCAGAACCAGCTGATCTCGGCCGTCGCCGCGGCCAACCCGAACACCATCGTCGTGCTCAACACCGGGTCCGCGGTCACGATGCCGTGGCTGGACAAGGTGAAGGGCGTCTTCGAGGCGTGGTACCCGGGCCAGGAGTCGGGCAACGCCATCGCCCGGCTGCTGTACGGCGACGTGAACCCGTCCGGCAAGCTGCCGGTCACGTTCCCGACCTCGCTGGAGCAGGTGCCGGCGTCGACCGCCGCGCAGTGGCCCGGAACCGGCGGCCAGGTGCAGTACTCCGAGGGCCTGAACGTCGGATACCGTTGGTACGACGCGAAGGACCTCACGCCGGCCTACCCGTTCGGCTACGGGTTGTCGTACACCAGCTTCGCGTTCTCACACCTGCACGTGGACGGCTCCACGCTGCGGGAGAACGGCAAGATCCGGGTCAGCGCCGACGTCACCAACACCGGTAGGCGGTCCGGTGCCGAGGTGGCGCAGCTGTACCTGTCCGCCCCGGCTTCCGTCGGTGAACCTGCCAACCAGCTCAAGGGTTTCCAGAAGGTGGAGCTCGCTCCGCGGCAGACCAGGCGGGTCACCTTCGAGCTCAGCGCCCAGGACGCGTCGTACTGGAACACCGATGCCCAGGAATGGACGCTCGGCGCCGGCAAGTACACCGTCCACATCGGAGACTCGTCGCGGAACCTGCCGCTGTCGGACAGCTTCCGGGTCGACCGCACCTCCGGCCCGCGCTACACCAAGGTCAACGCCCCCGCGTCGGCTCTTGGCGGCGGCACGCTGTCCGTGACGACGACGTTCACCAACGGCGCCACCGAGGACGTCCGAGACGCCGTCAGCTCGCTGAGCGTCCCGGACGGCTGGAAGGCGACCCCCAAGTCGCCGGCGAACTTCCGGGTCGTCCGCTCCGGCCGGTCGGTGTCGACCACCTGGTCGGTGACCGTGCCCAACGACGCCAAGCCTGGTTCGGCGACGTTGAAGGGCAGCACTCGATACCGGGGCTCCGACCGCACCTCGCCCGGTGACGGCTCGGCGACCGTGCAGGTTGCGTACCAGAACCTTGCCGCCGCCTACACCGATGTCGGCGTCAGCGACGACGCCAACCCGGCCGCCGGCAATCTGGACGGCTCCGGCTACAGCTATTCGGCGCAAGCGCTGGCAACCGTGGGTGTGACTCCCGGTGCCACGGTCGGCGGCTTCACCTGGCCCGCGGTGCCGGCGGGGCAGGCCGACACCGTCACCACCGCCGGACAGCTGGTGCAGCTCACCGGCTCGGGGAGCACCCTGTCGTTCCTCGGCACTGGTACGAACGGCACACAATCCGGATCGGTGACAGTCACCTACGCTGACGGCACCACGTCCACCGGCACGATCACCTTTGCCGACTGGTACAGCAATGCCGCGGTGCCTGGCTGCACCCTGGTGGTCACGTCCCCGCACTGGAACCGCCCGGCCGGCAGCACCTTGCCGGCGGATCACCCGGTGAGCCTCTACGCGAGCTCGATTCCGCTGACCGCGGGCAAGCAGGTCGCCTCGATCAGCCTGCCGAGCAACGCGCGGCTGCACCTGTTCGCGACGAACATCGGTTAG
- a CDS encoding polyprenyl synthetase family protein produces the protein MNQLATLDRFQTDLDRIRRRVDQQLSALFERALVDGIGPSMFGLSELRGMALAGGKRIRPAFVHWAFVAGGGDPDDNCAIDAGSVLEMLHTFALVHDDVMDESPTRRGMRTLQVTFAERHRALGMRGCPKRYGENMAILLGDFAFLMCTELATMLPRHALRTFYWSATQLMHGQYLDLETTASGEFNSEIAARTALLKTGSYTVEGPLLIGAALAPRGMEISSQLRTYGRAVGQAFQLRDDLLDIFGDEAETGKPVGGDIVHHKATRLLDIVRTRATGRDRELLTRLEANDIDLATVRSLLVRSGAVDELECKIDALVAQAVSALDEVPMAAHGRDSLVDAAHFACHRKW, from the coding sequence GTGAACCAGTTAGCCACGCTCGACCGTTTCCAGACCGACCTCGACCGCATCCGCCGCCGGGTCGACCAGCAATTGTCCGCCCTGTTCGAGCGGGCCCTGGTGGACGGCATCGGTCCCAGCATGTTCGGCCTGTCGGAGCTACGGGGCATGGCGCTGGCCGGCGGGAAACGCATCCGGCCGGCCTTCGTGCACTGGGCGTTCGTGGCCGGCGGCGGCGACCCCGACGACAACTGTGCCATCGACGCGGGCTCGGTGCTGGAAATGCTGCACACCTTCGCCCTGGTCCACGACGACGTGATGGACGAGTCGCCGACCCGCCGCGGCATGCGGACGCTGCAGGTCACGTTCGCCGAACGGCACCGCGCGCTGGGGATGCGCGGCTGCCCGAAGCGCTACGGCGAGAACATGGCGATCCTGTTGGGGGACTTCGCCTTTCTGATGTGCACGGAACTGGCCACCATGCTGCCGCGGCACGCGCTGCGCACCTTCTACTGGTCGGCGACCCAGCTGATGCACGGTCAGTACCTGGACCTGGAGACGACGGCGTCCGGCGAGTTCAACAGCGAGATCGCGGCCCGCACCGCGCTGCTCAAGACCGGCAGCTACACCGTGGAGGGCCCGCTGCTGATCGGCGCGGCGCTGGCCCCGCGCGGAATGGAGATCTCCTCGCAGTTGCGAACCTACGGCCGGGCCGTCGGCCAGGCCTTCCAGCTGCGCGACGACCTGCTGGACATCTTCGGCGACGAGGCCGAGACCGGCAAACCGGTCGGCGGCGACATCGTGCACCACAAGGCGACCCGGCTGCTGGACATCGTCCGCACCCGCGCCACCGGCCGCGACCGTGAGCTGCTGACCCGGTTGGAGGCCAACGACATCGACCTGGCCACGGTCCGCTCGCTGCTGGTCCGCAGCGGCGCGGTCGACGAACTGGAGTGCAAGATCGACGCGCTGGTGGCGCAGGCCGTCAGCGCCCTGGACGAGGTGCCGATGGCGGCGCACGGCCGTGACTCGCTCGTGGACGCCGCCCACTTCGCCTGCCACCGGAAGTGGTGA
- a CDS encoding Dyp-type peroxidase: protein MASVEPQAVLTPLTEAAIFLVATVADGGEQDVRDVLGDVAGITRSVGFRIPDGGLTCVVGIGSDAWDRLYPGIGRPRGLHPFVELRGARHTAPATPGDLLFHIRARRMDLCFELADRLTKRLGEAITVVDEVHGFKYFDRRDLLGFVDGTENPTGNAAAAAVTIGDEDPDFAGGSYVIVQKYLHDMTSWNALATEEQERVIGRTKLGDMELADDVKPADSHVALNTVTDSNGEELEILRDNMPFGRVGSGEYGTYFIGYASTPDVIELMLRNMFIGRPEGNTDRVLDFSTAVTGTLFFVPTADFLEDPPEAEPVEEQEPVTFSLRVGSLRGSQTL from the coding sequence ATGGCGAGTGTGGAGCCGCAGGCGGTGCTGACGCCGTTGACGGAAGCGGCGATCTTCCTGGTGGCGACGGTCGCCGACGGCGGCGAGCAGGACGTGCGTGACGTGCTGGGGGACGTCGCCGGCATCACCCGGTCGGTGGGATTCCGCATCCCCGACGGCGGCCTGACCTGCGTGGTGGGCATCGGCTCGGACGCCTGGGACCGGCTGTACCCCGGCATCGGCCGCCCGCGGGGCCTGCATCCGTTCGTGGAGCTGCGAGGGGCCAGGCACACGGCCCCGGCCACGCCGGGGGACCTGCTGTTCCACATCCGGGCCCGGCGCATGGACCTGTGCTTCGAGCTGGCGGACCGGCTCACCAAGAGGCTGGGCGAGGCGATCACCGTCGTGGACGAGGTGCACGGGTTCAAGTACTTCGACCGGCGGGACCTGCTGGGCTTCGTGGACGGCACGGAGAACCCGACCGGGAACGCGGCCGCCGCGGCGGTGACGATCGGGGACGAGGACCCGGACTTCGCCGGCGGCAGCTATGTGATCGTGCAGAAGTACCTGCACGACATGACGTCGTGGAACGCGCTGGCCACGGAGGAGCAGGAGCGGGTGATCGGCCGCACCAAGCTCGGGGACATGGAGCTGGCCGACGACGTGAAGCCGGCGGACTCGCACGTCGCGCTGAACACCGTGACCGACTCCAACGGCGAGGAACTGGAGATCCTCCGGGACAACATGCCGTTCGGACGGGTCGGCAGCGGCGAGTACGGCACCTACTTCATCGGCTACGCGTCCACCCCGGACGTCATCGAGCTGATGCTGCGCAACATGTTCATCGGCCGTCCCGAGGGCAACACGGATCGGGTGCTGGACTTCTCGACCGCGGTCACGGGAACGCTGTTCTTCGTGCCCACGGCCGATTTCCTGGAGGACCCGCCCGAAGCCGAACCGGTCGAGGAACAAGAACCGGTGACGTTCTCGCTGCGCGTAGGAAGCCTGAGAGGGAGTCAAACACTGTGA
- a CDS encoding family 1 encapsulin nanocompartment shell protein, with amino-acid sequence MNNLHRELAPISEAAWADIEAEARRTFTRHVAGRRVVDLVGPAGETLSAVGTGHLRQLDLAPDGVLVRCREVQPIVEIRVPFTVSRRAVDDVERGAKDADWDPVKDAAKRIAFVEDRAIFEGLSGAGIAGVRAATTNDALTLPSDVREYPNIVAQALSALRLAGVDGPYTLLLSADDYTAVEETTDHGYPIREHLSRVIKGGDIIWAPAINGAFLLSARGGDYELHLGQDLSIGYLSHDAESIQLYFQESLTFQVHTGEAGIALQHG; translated from the coding sequence GTGAACAACCTGCACCGGGAACTCGCGCCGATCTCCGAGGCGGCGTGGGCCGACATTGAGGCGGAGGCGCGCCGCACCTTCACCCGCCACGTCGCCGGCCGCCGCGTGGTCGACCTGGTCGGCCCGGCCGGCGAGACGCTGTCGGCGGTCGGCACGGGCCACCTGCGGCAGCTGGACCTGGCCCCGGACGGCGTGCTGGTGCGCTGCCGCGAGGTGCAGCCGATCGTGGAGATCCGGGTGCCGTTCACGGTCAGCCGCCGCGCGGTGGACGACGTGGAGCGCGGAGCGAAGGACGCCGACTGGGATCCGGTGAAGGACGCGGCCAAGCGGATCGCGTTCGTCGAGGACCGGGCGATCTTCGAGGGCCTGTCCGGCGCGGGCATCGCGGGCGTGCGGGCCGCCACCACCAACGACGCGCTGACGCTGCCGTCGGACGTGCGCGAGTACCCGAACATCGTCGCGCAGGCGTTGAGCGCGCTGCGGCTGGCCGGCGTCGACGGCCCGTACACGCTGCTGCTGTCGGCCGACGACTACACCGCCGTCGAGGAGACCACCGACCACGGCTACCCGATCCGCGAACACCTCTCGCGGGTGATCAAGGGCGGCGACATCATCTGGGCGCCGGCGATCAACGGCGCGTTCCTGCTGTCGGCTCGCGGTGGCGACTACGAGCTGCACCTCGGGCAGGACCTGTCCATCGGCTACCTCTCCCACGACGCCGAGAGCATCCAGCTGTACTTCCAGGAGTCGCTCACGTTCCAGGTGCACACGGGCGAGGCCGGAATCGCCCTGCAGCACGGCTAG
- a CDS encoding NUDIX hydrolase → MIETVALVHVRDLRVLLVRTHGRKAFYLPGGKYEPGETDLAALTREVAEETGCALLPETVRPYGVFEGTAHGQPPGTEVRITCYFGEFTGEPTASSEIAECGYHTYDEYSAMAETAPVVHAIVDDLHRRQLI, encoded by the coding sequence GTGATCGAGACCGTGGCGCTGGTGCATGTCCGGGACTTGCGGGTGCTGCTGGTGCGCACCCACGGGCGCAAGGCGTTCTACCTGCCGGGCGGCAAGTACGAGCCGGGGGAGACGGACCTGGCGGCGCTGACCCGGGAGGTGGCCGAGGAGACCGGCTGCGCGCTGCTGCCGGAGACGGTCCGGCCGTACGGCGTGTTCGAAGGTACGGCACATGGCCAGCCGCCGGGCACGGAGGTCCGGATCACCTGTTATTTCGGGGAATTCACCGGCGAGCCCACGGCCAGCTCGGAGATCGCCGAGTGCGGGTACCACACGTACGACGAGTACTCGGCGATGGCGGAGACGGCGCCGGTCGTCCACGCCATCGTGGACGACCTGCACCGCCGCCAGCTGATCTAG